A window from Pokkaliibacter sp. MBI-7 encodes these proteins:
- a CDS encoding NAD(P)H-hydrate dehydratase codes for MTISITTSESIAVMERLPEAIYAAKTLRQLDQEAALALGITGFELMCRAAEAAFVQLRSEWPDVRRLTVVAGKGNNGGDGLVLAGLALKQHWQVQLLLPLALTQYLEMLQGEAAEAWQWLQHQQLSGLLMIHDGGELPDCHGELVVDALLGTGLAGEVQGRYAALIDWINATGKPVLALDIPSGLECDSGNVLGRAVLASHTVTFIGMKAGLLTGQGAAYAGQVHCHGLGTPEHVYAHHVPLLQRVTPSQCKQVLPPRPRDGHKGMHGHVLILGGNLGMAGAALLAGRSALRSGAGLVSVVTRHEHVPAFIASQPELMVQGVRNGLEAQAWIARADVLVIGPGLGRDAWAEQLLQQALASAKPLVIDADALHLLKHKHWRPSGPWVMTPHPGEAAMLLDRNTTVIQRERLQALADLQQTYGATVVLKGKGTLIASPGAISQLVSEGNPGMSVAGMGDILAGMIGSLLAQGLTPSAAAAVGASIHGRAGDLAALERGERGLLATDLLPYIQQLVNPL; via the coding sequence ATGACGATCAGTATCACAACCAGTGAAAGCATTGCCGTGATGGAACGGTTGCCGGAAGCAATCTACGCTGCGAAAACCCTTCGCCAGCTTGATCAAGAGGCTGCCCTGGCTCTGGGAATTACCGGATTCGAGCTGATGTGCCGCGCTGCCGAGGCGGCTTTTGTGCAGCTGCGCAGTGAGTGGCCGGATGTGCGCAGGCTGACGGTTGTTGCTGGCAAGGGGAATAACGGTGGTGATGGGCTGGTGCTGGCTGGTCTGGCACTCAAACAGCACTGGCAGGTGCAGCTGCTGCTTCCTCTGGCGCTGACGCAATACCTTGAAATGTTACAGGGCGAGGCCGCAGAGGCCTGGCAATGGCTGCAGCACCAGCAGCTGTCCGGGTTGTTGATGATTCACGACGGGGGCGAATTGCCAGACTGTCATGGTGAGCTGGTCGTTGATGCCTTGCTGGGGACCGGACTTGCGGGAGAGGTGCAGGGGCGATATGCGGCACTGATCGACTGGATCAATGCCACAGGCAAGCCTGTTCTGGCGCTGGATATTCCCTCAGGGCTGGAGTGTGACAGTGGCAACGTGCTCGGGCGCGCTGTGCTTGCCAGTCACACCGTTACCTTTATCGGTATGAAAGCAGGCCTTCTGACCGGACAGGGCGCGGCCTATGCAGGGCAGGTGCATTGTCATGGTCTGGGGACGCCGGAGCACGTATATGCCCACCACGTACCGCTGTTGCAACGTGTGACACCGTCGCAGTGCAAGCAGGTGTTGCCACCCCGACCTCGTGACGGTCACAAGGGCATGCACGGTCATGTGCTGATTCTTGGCGGGAATCTGGGTATGGCGGGGGCCGCGCTGCTGGCCGGTCGCAGTGCCTTGCGCAGTGGCGCTGGTCTGGTGAGTGTTGTTACCCGCCATGAGCATGTGCCTGCTTTTATTGCTTCCCAGCCGGAATTGATGGTGCAGGGCGTGCGTAATGGTTTGGAAGCTCAGGCCTGGATAGCTCGCGCTGATGTGCTGGTAATCGGCCCTGGGCTGGGTCGTGATGCCTGGGCCGAGCAGTTGTTGCAGCAGGCTTTGGCGTCGGCCAAACCGCTGGTCATTGATGCCGATGCTTTGCACCTGCTCAAGCATAAGCACTGGCGCCCCTCTGGCCCCTGGGTGATGACTCCCCATCCCGGTGAGGCGGCTATGCTGTTGGACCGTAACACGACGGTGATACAACGTGAGCGCCTGCAGGCGCTGGCAGACTTGCAGCAAACCTACGGTGCGACAGTCGTGCTCAAGGGGAAAGGCACCCTGATTGCTTCCCCAGGTGCGATAAGCCAGCTGGTCAGCGAAGGTAATCCTGGCATGAGTGTGGCCGGTATGGGTGACATTCTGGCTGGGATGATTGGCAGTCTGTTGGCACAAGGGCTGACGCCATCTGCGGCTGCCGCGGTTGGAGCGAGTATTCATGGGCGAGCTGGTGATCTGGCGGCTCTGGAGCGTGGCGAACGTGGCTTGCTGGCAACCGATCTGCTTCCTTATATCCAGCAGCTGGTTAATCCACTCTGA
- the hflK gene encoding FtsH protease activity modulator HflK, whose translation MAWNEPGGNGNNPQDPWGSGNRGGGNKGDQGPPDLDEVLRKVQDQLNRIFGGKSSGGGQGGRTSGGFNSVLLLVLIVVVAIAWAAMGFYTIDQQERGVVLRFGKYSETVTPGLHWNPPLIDDVRKVNVTRVRSLDHGAQMLTEDENIVEVNMSVQYVVADPKAFVLNVRDPEASLSQATESALRHVVGSSEMHSILTEGRETLAASVQERLQEYVNRYGTGLQVSRINIENAMAPKQVQSAFDDVIKAREDEQRVKNEAETYANGVVPEARGAAQRVLEEANAYRDEVVARAQGDAERFLKLMSEYHKAPEVTRERLYLDTVENVYANSTKVIVDGKGSNNMMYLPLDKLTEASQDAKAARKMAAQSSSLSNGDIQQLTDEVLNELRKRQAVSTTTREGR comes from the coding sequence ATGGCTTGGAACGAGCCCGGAGGTAACGGCAACAACCCCCAGGATCCCTGGGGCTCCGGTAATCGCGGCGGTGGTAACAAAGGAGATCAGGGGCCACCTGATCTCGACGAAGTGCTGCGTAAAGTTCAGGATCAGCTGAATCGCATCTTTGGTGGCAAGTCCTCTGGCGGAGGTCAGGGGGGGCGTACCTCCGGTGGCTTCAATAGCGTCTTGCTGCTGGTGTTGATTGTAGTGGTTGCGATCGCCTGGGCTGCCATGGGGTTCTACACCATTGATCAACAGGAACGTGGTGTGGTGCTGCGCTTTGGTAAGTACAGTGAAACTGTCACTCCTGGTCTGCACTGGAATCCTCCGCTGATAGACGATGTACGCAAGGTTAACGTAACGCGCGTGCGTTCACTTGATCATGGTGCGCAAATGCTAACCGAAGACGAGAATATCGTTGAGGTAAACATGTCTGTGCAGTATGTGGTCGCTGATCCCAAAGCCTTCGTGCTGAATGTGCGAGATCCGGAAGCCAGCCTGTCGCAGGCAACGGAGAGCGCTCTGCGCCACGTGGTTGGTAGCTCAGAAATGCATTCCATTTTGACCGAGGGGCGTGAAACCCTGGCAGCGTCTGTGCAGGAGCGTTTGCAGGAGTATGTCAATCGCTACGGTACTGGCTTACAGGTTAGTCGTATCAACATTGAAAACGCGATGGCTCCCAAACAGGTTCAGTCCGCCTTTGACGATGTCATCAAGGCGCGAGAAGATGAGCAGCGAGTCAAGAATGAAGCCGAAACCTATGCCAATGGCGTTGTGCCAGAAGCGCGTGGTGCTGCTCAGCGTGTGCTGGAAGAAGCCAATGCCTATCGTGATGAGGTGGTGGCTCGGGCACAAGGGGATGCAGAGCGCTTTCTGAAGCTGATGAGTGAGTATCACAAAGCTCCAGAGGTCACTCGTGAGCGTTTGTACCTGGATACGGTCGAAAATGTCTATGCCAACAGTACCAAGGTGATTGTTGACGGCAAAGGCTCTAACAACATGATGTATTTGCCGCTGGATAAGTTGACCGAAGCCAGTCAGGATGCCAAAGCTGCCCGTAAGATGGCTGCGCAGTCTTCTTCGCTGAGTAATGGCGACATCCAGCAGTTGACTGATGAAGTATTGAATGAGCTGCGTAAGCGTCAGGCCGTCTCTACCACTACACGGGAGGGACGATAA
- a CDS encoding N-acetylmuramoyl-L-alanine amidase: protein MKKPWLHGWLLGLFGWLLIGSACAQTADILNVRIWQAPDNTRLVFDLSAPVQYKAFQVENPNRLVLDISNSVIHADLAALDIKGSLIEGLRSGIQDGTTTRIVIDLKQKLPFRDFSLAPNKQYGNRLVVDLLTPDSAAPVIASAVVSAPSVPAAVQTTSVSTNPSSPNSAVPVVTATPVVGSSSVNNQPKPVAPVSSPSPGTNGGAVPVVSTAPVQVVSTSVIPPSAPAAPVIQAQPLKSENYRDIIIAVDAGHGGEDPGAIGAGGLREKDVVLSIARQLAQMLDKEPGFKAYLTRRGDYYVDLRKRTRLAREANADMFVSIHADAFKNDSARGASVWTLSERGATSEMGRWLAQTENNADLIGGVGGVSLDDKDEVLAGVLLDLSMTGTLKLSDQVGKDVLGQVGRIARLHKNHVERAGFVVLKSPDIPSILVETGFISNSHEASQLRTKSYQQQLATSIFNGIKHHFYSQPQPNTWIAAKVRQPDLPVISATALKPADRVLYKVGPGDTLSAIAARNKVSLSRLLRENDLDHQAVIKVGQVLVIPSS, encoded by the coding sequence ATGAAAAAACCTTGGCTGCATGGGTGGCTTCTGGGACTGTTTGGCTGGCTGCTGATTGGCAGTGCCTGTGCCCAGACCGCGGATATCCTTAATGTGCGTATCTGGCAGGCGCCCGATAACACACGTCTGGTATTCGATCTCAGTGCTCCTGTTCAGTACAAGGCGTTTCAGGTGGAAAATCCCAACCGACTGGTGCTGGATATCAGTAACAGCGTTATTCATGCCGATCTTGCTGCGCTGGACATCAAGGGTTCGCTGATCGAAGGACTACGTTCAGGGATTCAGGATGGCACTACTACCCGCATCGTGATCGACCTCAAGCAGAAATTACCGTTCAGGGACTTCAGTCTGGCGCCCAATAAGCAGTACGGTAATCGCCTGGTGGTCGACCTGCTGACCCCCGATTCTGCTGCTCCCGTTATTGCTTCTGCCGTTGTCAGCGCTCCTTCGGTACCGGCCGCCGTTCAGACGACATCTGTGAGTACTAATCCGTCCTCCCCTAACAGTGCTGTTCCGGTAGTAACTGCAACTCCCGTTGTCGGGTCATCCAGCGTAAACAATCAGCCAAAACCCGTGGCGCCCGTGAGTTCGCCTTCCCCAGGCACTAATGGCGGTGCAGTTCCGGTGGTAAGCACTGCCCCGGTGCAGGTCGTCAGCACCAGCGTTATACCGCCCAGTGCACCCGCTGCCCCTGTCATACAGGCGCAGCCGCTGAAGTCTGAGAACTATCGTGACATTATCATCGCAGTCGATGCAGGGCACGGCGGCGAAGATCCGGGAGCTATCGGTGCCGGAGGGTTAAGAGAGAAGGATGTGGTGCTGTCGATTGCACGCCAGCTCGCACAGATGCTCGACAAGGAGCCGGGCTTCAAGGCTTATCTGACTCGCCGTGGTGACTACTATGTGGATTTGCGTAAACGTACTCGCCTGGCACGCGAAGCCAATGCGGACATGTTTGTGTCCATTCATGCGGATGCCTTCAAGAATGACAGTGCACGTGGCGCATCAGTGTGGACGCTATCTGAGCGGGGGGCGACCAGTGAAATGGGGCGCTGGCTGGCGCAGACGGAAAATAATGCTGACCTGATTGGTGGCGTCGGTGGTGTCAGTCTGGATGATAAGGACGAAGTGCTGGCGGGTGTACTGCTGGATTTGTCCATGACAGGCACACTCAAGCTGAGTGATCAGGTGGGTAAGGATGTGCTGGGGCAGGTTGGGCGTATTGCTCGGTTGCACAAGAATCATGTCGAGCGGGCAGGCTTTGTGGTGCTGAAGTCGCCTGATATCCCCTCCATTCTGGTTGAAACGGGCTTTATCTCCAACTCCCATGAGGCGTCGCAACTGCGTACCAAGAGCTATCAGCAGCAGCTGGCGACCTCTATTTTCAACGGTATCAAGCATCACTTCTACAGCCAGCCGCAACCTAATACCTGGATAGCGGCCAAAGTGCGCCAGCCTGACCTGCCTGTGATCTCGGCAACGGCACTGAAGCCTGCTGACCGGGTGCTCTACAAGGTTGGTCCTGGCGATACTCTGTCAGCCATCGCCGCCCGCAATAAGGTCAGTCTGTCACGTCTGTTGCGGGAAAACGATCTGGATCATCAGGCGGTGATCAAGGTGGGCCAGGTGCTGGTCATTCCTTCTTCCTGA
- the mutL gene encoding DNA mismatch repair endonuclease MutL → MSTVTTSKRIHSLSPRLANQIAAGEVVERPASVIKELLENSLDAGASRIDIDVEQGGIKRLQVRDNGSGIHADDLPLALSRHATSKILTLEDLEAVASLGFRGEALASVSSVSRLVLTSRAEGAEHAFQVIAEGRDMATEVSPAAHPQGTTVEVRDLFFNTPARRKFLRTDKTEYGHLEEVVRRLALSRFDVGFTLRHNQKVSLSLSPARTELEREKRIGQLCGSAFLQQSVVVDINNGPLRLHGWVGLPTFSRSQQDQQYFFVNGRVIRDRLVAHAIRQAYQDVLYNGRHPVFVLYLYVDPAVVDVNVHPTKHEVRFRDGRLVHDFIFSSLHRALAEVRPQTAQDAAEPLPVASVTMAQGKEAGEFQGQGWMNLPPAGSTPGVGQIREQMAGYARLHPAQDVQSTVYGQTTAIAESGFGATYASGAKQVFPQESMAMQGLPAASADVPPLGFAVAQLHGIYILAQNQQGLVVVDMHAAHERIVYERMKSAWSGEGIKSQPLLVPVSMAVSEREASVAEEHEESFQRLGFRVQRMGAENLVIREVPALLRQAEVPQLVRDVLADLQEFGQSSRVGEQINELLGTMACHGAVRANRQLTLEEMNGLLRDMERTERSGQCNHGRPTWSQLTLKDLDRLFMRGQ, encoded by the coding sequence ATGAGTACAGTCACTACCAGCAAACGCATCCACAGTCTGAGCCCGCGACTGGCTAACCAGATCGCAGCGGGTGAGGTGGTTGAGCGCCCGGCCTCTGTCATCAAAGAACTGCTGGAAAATAGCCTGGATGCAGGGGCGTCGCGTATTGATATCGATGTAGAGCAGGGCGGTATCAAGCGGCTGCAAGTACGTGACAATGGTAGCGGCATTCATGCGGATGATTTGCCTCTGGCGCTCAGCCGTCACGCTACCAGTAAGATTCTTACTCTGGAGGACCTGGAGGCTGTCGCCAGTCTGGGTTTTCGAGGTGAAGCGCTGGCCAGTGTCAGCTCTGTGTCGCGGCTGGTGCTGACATCCCGTGCTGAGGGAGCAGAGCATGCATTTCAGGTAATAGCGGAAGGGCGAGACATGGCCACAGAAGTCAGTCCTGCTGCTCATCCTCAGGGGACGACAGTTGAAGTGCGTGATCTGTTCTTCAATACCCCGGCACGACGTAAGTTTCTGCGAACTGACAAAACAGAATATGGCCATCTGGAAGAGGTGGTGCGGCGTCTGGCCCTGAGTCGTTTCGACGTTGGCTTTACCTTGCGTCATAACCAGAAGGTCAGTCTGAGTCTCAGTCCTGCGCGTACCGAGCTTGAGCGAGAGAAGCGTATTGGTCAGCTGTGTGGTAGTGCTTTTTTGCAGCAGTCAGTTGTGGTGGATATCAATAACGGTCCTCTGCGTCTGCATGGCTGGGTTGGTTTGCCTACCTTTTCCCGTAGTCAGCAGGATCAGCAGTATTTCTTCGTTAATGGTCGGGTGATTCGTGATCGTCTTGTTGCTCATGCCATTCGTCAGGCTTATCAGGATGTGCTCTACAACGGCCGTCATCCGGTGTTTGTGTTGTATCTCTATGTGGATCCGGCTGTTGTTGATGTGAACGTGCATCCGACCAAGCATGAGGTGCGCTTTCGAGATGGCCGGTTAGTGCATGACTTTATTTTCAGCAGCTTGCATCGGGCGCTGGCTGAGGTGCGTCCACAAACGGCACAAGATGCGGCCGAACCCTTGCCTGTGGCGTCTGTCACGATGGCGCAGGGCAAAGAAGCGGGAGAGTTTCAGGGGCAGGGGTGGATGAATCTGCCACCGGCCGGCAGCACGCCCGGAGTGGGGCAGATCCGGGAGCAGATGGCAGGATATGCGCGGTTACATCCAGCGCAGGATGTACAGTCGACGGTTTATGGGCAGACGACAGCCATAGCTGAGTCAGGGTTCGGGGCGACATATGCTTCAGGGGCAAAGCAAGTCTTTCCTCAAGAAAGTATGGCAATGCAGGGTTTGCCTGCTGCGAGTGCTGATGTCCCTCCACTGGGTTTTGCTGTAGCCCAGTTGCATGGCATCTATATTCTGGCGCAGAACCAACAGGGCTTGGTGGTGGTGGATATGCATGCGGCTCATGAGCGGATTGTCTATGAACGGATGAAGTCAGCTTGGAGTGGCGAGGGTATCAAGTCTCAGCCATTGCTGGTACCGGTTTCCATGGCCGTCAGCGAGCGTGAGGCAAGTGTTGCAGAAGAGCACGAAGAGTCTTTTCAGCGTCTGGGCTTTCGTGTGCAGCGTATGGGGGCTGAAAACCTGGTTATTCGTGAAGTGCCAGCTCTGTTGCGTCAGGCTGAGGTGCCGCAGCTCGTGCGTGATGTACTGGCAGACCTGCAGGAATTTGGTCAGAGCTCCAGAGTGGGAGAGCAAATCAACGAGTTGTTGGGCACTATGGCATGCCACGGCGCGGTTCGTGCGAATCGTCAGCTGACGCTGGAGGAAATGAACGGTTTGCTGCGTGATATGGAACGTACCGAGCGCAGTGGGCAGTGCAATCACGGTCGTCCTACATGGTCACAACTGACCCTGAAGGATCTTGATCGTTTATTTATGCGTGGCCAGTAA
- the hfq gene encoding RNA chaperone Hfq yields MSKGQSLQDPFLNVLRKERVPVSIFLVNGIKLQGQIESFDQFVILLKNTVSQMVYKHAISTVVPARPVKLPGVDEVPAG; encoded by the coding sequence ATGTCAAAAGGGCAATCTTTACAAGACCCTTTCCTCAATGTACTGCGCAAAGAGCGCGTGCCTGTGTCTATTTTCCTGGTTAATGGCATCAAACTGCAGGGGCAGATCGAGTCTTTCGATCAGTTCGTTATCCTGCTGAAAAATACTGTCAGTCAGATGGTATATAAACATGCTATTTCCACTGTTGTGCCGGCTCGCCCGGTGAAACTGCCGGGGGTGGATGAAGTCCCAGCCGGTTGA
- the tsaE gene encoding tRNA (adenosine(37)-N6)-threonylcarbamoyltransferase complex ATPase subunit type 1 TsaE — MSSVSFPPQVQPLIVRVADEAAMLMWAAQLAAELKQGAVVYLHGNLGMGKTTLSRGVLHALGHQGAVKSPTYTLVEPYELAEVQAYHFDLYRLADPEELEFMGIRDYFDAQSLCLVEWPEKGAGILPRPDLEICLSRWQDGRELEVSATSERGVQMLNALSALHP; from the coding sequence ATGAGTTCAGTGTCTTTTCCTCCTCAGGTGCAACCCCTGATTGTGCGGGTTGCTGATGAGGCGGCCATGTTGATGTGGGCCGCGCAGCTGGCAGCGGAGCTTAAACAGGGCGCTGTGGTTTATCTGCACGGCAATCTCGGCATGGGCAAGACCACCCTGAGCCGCGGCGTGTTGCATGCCCTTGGACATCAGGGCGCCGTGAAGAGCCCTACCTATACGCTGGTAGAACCTTATGAGCTTGCAGAGGTGCAGGCCTATCACTTTGACCTTTACCGTCTGGCTGATCCGGAAGAGCTGGAGTTCATGGGGATAAGGGATTATTTCGATGCTCAGTCGCTGTGCCTGGTTGAGTGGCCGGAGAAAGGCGCGGGTATTCTGCCCCGTCCTGATCTGGAAATCTGCCTGAGCCGATGGCAGGATGGTCGGGAACTGGAAGTATCCGCCACCTCTGAACGGGGTGTGCAGATGTTAAATGCGTTGAGTGCGCTACATCCCTAG
- the miaA gene encoding tRNA (adenosine(37)-N6)-dimethylallyltransferase MiaA, with the protein MTSLSSVLPPAILLMGPTAAGKTALAFELAERFPCDIISVDSALIYRGMDIGTAKPSAAELARYPHQLIDIRDPSEAYSAADFRQDALALMAASVARGRIPLLVGGTMMYYNILLQGMANLPSADPVFRQQMENEALEHGWVKLHQRLQEVDPESAARIRPSDPQRLQRALEVYFLTGKSLSQHWQEQEQQVLPYRTVEIAWSPADRSVLHQRIALRFEQMLSAGFLAEVESLKQRTDLHAALPSIRCVGYRQAWCYLDGEDDYSVFVQKGIAATRQLAKRQLTWLRGFEHVHWIDSTSSQALDSALKLLESGLS; encoded by the coding sequence ATGACCTCCTTGTCTTCTGTTCTTCCACCAGCCATTTTACTGATGGGGCCAACTGCTGCAGGCAAAACGGCCCTGGCTTTTGAGCTGGCTGAGCGCTTTCCTTGCGACATTATTAGTGTCGATTCGGCACTGATCTATCGTGGTATGGATATTGGTACAGCCAAGCCAAGTGCGGCTGAACTGGCCCGTTACCCCCATCAGCTTATCGATATTCGTGATCCCAGTGAGGCGTATTCAGCCGCCGACTTCCGTCAGGATGCACTGGCGCTAATGGCTGCCAGTGTGGCCAGAGGGCGTATTCCGCTGCTAGTGGGCGGCACGATGATGTACTACAACATCCTGCTTCAGGGCATGGCTAATCTACCTTCAGCAGACCCGGTTTTTCGGCAGCAGATGGAAAATGAAGCCCTGGAACACGGGTGGGTGAAGTTGCATCAGCGATTGCAAGAAGTTGATCCTGAGTCGGCAGCACGCATACGTCCCAGTGATCCTCAACGTCTGCAACGTGCCCTGGAAGTGTACTTTTTGACTGGCAAATCGCTAAGTCAACATTGGCAGGAGCAAGAGCAGCAGGTTCTACCGTACCGCACGGTTGAGATAGCCTGGAGTCCTGCTGATCGCAGTGTGTTGCACCAGCGAATTGCGTTACGTTTTGAGCAGATGCTTAGCGCAGGTTTTCTCGCTGAAGTGGAGTCCTTGAAACAACGTACAGACCTGCACGCAGCGTTGCCATCCATACGCTGTGTGGGCTATCGGCAAGCCTGGTGTTACCTCGATGGCGAAGACGACTATTCAGTTTTTGTGCAAAAAGGAATTGCTGCAACGCGACAATTGGCGAAGCGTCAGCTAACATGGTTACGAGGATTTGAACATGTACACTGGATTGACTCCACCTCCTCGCAGGCACTGGATAGTGCCTTGAAATTGCTGGAGTCTGGTCTCAGTTAA
- the hflX gene encoding ribosome rescue GTPase HflX, with protein sequence MFFERPDTGERAVLVHLDMYDDAEREDPAEFQELVVSAGAVPVALVTGSRSTPNPKFYAGSGKVDEIRDTVRALEAEVVLFNHALSPAQERNLEHALQCRVLDRTGLILDIFAQRARTHEGKLQVELAQLEHMSTRLVRGWTHLERQKGGIGLRGPGETQLETDRRLLRERIKYIHKRLDKVRKQRDQGRRARLRAEIPTVSLVGYTNAGKSTLFNSLSMAGVYAADQLFATLDPTLRRLQMPDIGPIILADTVGFIRHLPHKLVDAFQATLQETSEASLLLHVVDAASAERDRNLEAVNLVLQEIDAADIPTLMVFNKIDLMERVEPHIDRNSKGRPIAVWLSAQRGEGLELLQQAVAECLGDDLFAETLTLKPAEGAMRAALYAQGCVLDEFWDESGNNLLQVRLPLSDFLQMLRRCDIEPERFGLRKQHKETCEDFEASLDFVVP encoded by the coding sequence TTGTTCTTTGAACGTCCTGATACAGGTGAACGTGCCGTTCTCGTTCACCTGGATATGTATGATGATGCAGAACGGGAAGATCCTGCCGAATTTCAAGAGCTTGTTGTATCTGCTGGTGCCGTTCCTGTGGCACTGGTGACAGGTTCAAGAAGCACTCCCAACCCCAAATTTTATGCTGGCTCAGGCAAAGTCGACGAGATTCGCGACACGGTTCGTGCTCTTGAGGCAGAAGTGGTGCTGTTCAATCATGCACTTAGCCCGGCTCAGGAGCGTAATCTTGAGCATGCGTTACAGTGTCGTGTACTGGATCGCACGGGGTTGATACTCGATATTTTTGCTCAGCGTGCGCGTACTCATGAAGGTAAGCTTCAAGTGGAGCTGGCTCAGCTTGAGCATATGTCTACTCGTTTGGTGCGCGGTTGGACTCACTTGGAACGCCAGAAGGGTGGTATAGGTTTGCGAGGCCCTGGGGAAACTCAGCTGGAAACGGACCGACGCCTTTTGCGTGAGCGAATCAAATACATACATAAGCGTCTGGATAAGGTTCGCAAACAGCGTGATCAGGGGCGGCGTGCGCGATTGCGTGCCGAAATACCCACTGTTTCATTGGTTGGATATACCAACGCTGGCAAGTCTACGCTGTTTAACAGTCTGTCGATGGCTGGCGTGTATGCTGCCGATCAGTTGTTTGCCACGCTGGATCCGACGTTGCGACGTCTGCAGATGCCAGATATTGGTCCCATTATTCTGGCTGATACCGTTGGCTTTATACGTCACTTGCCGCATAAGTTGGTGGATGCCTTTCAGGCTACCCTGCAGGAGACTTCTGAGGCCAGCTTGCTCTTGCATGTGGTTGACGCGGCTAGTGCGGAGCGCGACCGCAATCTTGAGGCCGTCAATCTGGTGTTGCAGGAAATTGACGCTGCCGATATTCCAACACTGATGGTCTTTAATAAGATTGATCTGATGGAGCGGGTAGAGCCTCATATAGACCGGAACAGTAAAGGCCGACCCATCGCTGTCTGGCTTTCAGCGCAACGCGGTGAGGGTCTGGAGTTGCTGCAACAGGCAGTGGCGGAATGTCTCGGCGATGATTTGTTTGCGGAGACGTTGACGCTTAAGCCAGCTGAAGGAGCCATGCGTGCTGCACTTTATGCTCAGGGTTGCGTGCTTGACGAGTTCTGGGATGAGAGTGGGAATAACCTTTTGCAAGTGCGTTTGCCCTTAAGCGACTTCCTGCAAATGCTCAGGCGGTGTGATATAGAGCCAGAGCGCTTTGGTTTGCGGAAGCAACACAAGGAAACTTGCGAGGACTTCGAGGCCTCCTTAGACTTCGTTGTTCCTTAG
- the orn gene encoding oligoribonuclease: MAADNRWVWMDLEMTGLNPEQDRILELAVLITDYDLNVVAEGPVWVVHQSDDVLNGMDEWCTRTHGESGLTERVRNSTLDEAGLQAALLEFLQSHVMAGSSPLCGNSIWQDRRFIARYLPEVDQYLHYRMIDVSTLKELAKRWQPEMLKGFRKLGSHQALTDIQESIAELRFYREHFLIPAAEQASSDQN, from the coding sequence ATGGCGGCGGACAATCGTTGGGTATGGATGGATCTGGAAATGACCGGTCTGAACCCTGAACAGGACCGTATTCTGGAGTTGGCAGTACTGATCACCGATTATGACCTCAACGTAGTTGCTGAAGGCCCGGTGTGGGTCGTGCATCAGAGCGATGATGTGCTCAATGGGATGGATGAGTGGTGTACCCGCACCCATGGCGAGTCAGGTCTGACCGAGCGGGTGCGCAACAGTACGCTGGATGAGGCTGGCCTGCAGGCTGCTCTGCTTGAGTTTTTGCAGTCCCATGTGATGGCAGGAAGCTCCCCTCTGTGTGGCAACTCCATCTGGCAGGATCGCCGCTTTATTGCCCGATATCTGCCAGAGGTGGATCAGTATCTGCATTACCGCATGATTGATGTCAGTACGCTGAAAGAGCTGGCCAAGCGCTGGCAGCCCGAGATGCTCAAAGGATTCCGCAAACTGGGTTCGCACCAGGCGCTGACCGATATTCAGGAGTCCATCGCTGAATTACGCTTTTACCGTGAGCATTTTCTGATTCCTGCTGCAGAGCAGGCATCCAGCGATCAGAACTAA